The genomic DNA GACATGCCGCGGGCCGGTCTCCCCGAGGGGAGCCGGCCCCGCTTGCGGACCCTGCGCCGGGTCCGTCACCGCTTCCTGGCAGTGGTCTTCTTCGCGGTGGTCCGCCGGCCGGCGGCCTTGCGGGCCGGCGCCTTCTTGGCGGTCGCCTTCTTCGCCGGGGCCTTCTTGGCCGACTTCTTGGCGGCCGTCTTCTTCGCGGTGGCCTTCTTCGCCGACGACTTCTTGGCCGTCGTCTTCTTCGCCGAGGACTTCTTGGCGGTGGTCCTCTTCGCCGGCGCCTTCTTGGCCGTGGTCTTCTTCGCGGTGGCCTTCTTCGCGGTGGCCTTCTTCACGGCCTTCTTGGCAGCGGCCTTGGCGGTGGTCTTGGTGCCGCCGGACAGGCTGCCCTTCGGGGCCTTCTTCACGGCCGTGTCGTTCTTCGGCAGCCGCTTGGTGCCCGAGACGAGGTCCTTGAAGCCCTGGCCCGCCCGGAACCGGGGCACGGAGGTCTTCTTGACCCGGACGCGCTCGCCGGTCTGCGGGTTGCGGGCGTAGCGCGCCGGACGCTCCACCTTCTCGAAAGAGCCGAAGCCCGTGACCGATACGCGCTCGCCGGAGACGACCGCACGAATGATCGCGTCGAGGACGGCGTCCACGGCGTCGGAGGCCTGCTGGCGGCCACCCATCTTGTCGGTAATAGCTTCAACGAGCTGGGCCTTGTTCACGTCTTCCCCTTCTGAGGCATTGATTGCCGGAACGAAATGTTCAAGCTTTTTCGCACGTTAGGCAGATATATACCGCAAATCAAAGGCAAAACGTCTCTCATCACCCTTGTGTCGCAACGGACTACCGCTACGAGCGCGCGTCCAGCTCCCGCCGCAGCCGCTCCAGCCGCCTTGCGGCTCCGGCCAGATCGTGCTTCGCGGCACCCGTGATGGCGAGCAGGCGCCTTGTCAGCTCTGCCCGTTCGGCGTCCGTCGCGGCCACCTCGCGCACCTGGCGGTGGGCCTCCTTCAGCCCGGCGGCGACGGCCTCGTAGAGCGCGAGTTGGCCGTCGGGATCCATGCGCCGATTGTGTCATCTGCGGTGAGTTGTCGCCCGTCGGCATGCCAACGCACCGGCGCGCAAAGCCCCGCGCCCGCCACCGGTCGGTGGCGGGCGCGGGGCCTCGGCTGGGGCGGAAACCGCCGGTCAGCCCTGTACGGTCTGCGGCTTGAAGGCCGGCCGGGCCGCCTCGAAAGCGGCGATGTCGGCTTCGTACCGAAGGGTGATGCTGATGTCGTCGAGACCGTTCAGCAGCCGCCAGCGGGCGTTCTCGTCCAGCTCGAACGGGACGGCGAACGCGGGCTCCCCCGCCGTACCGCCGGCGCGTACCTCCAGGGCCTGGAGGTCGACCGTCACCTCGGTCCGCGGGTCGGCCTCGGCCAGCTCCCACAGCCGCTCGACGTCCGCCTGCGGCAGCACGACGGTCAGCAGGCCGTTCTTGAGCGAGTTGCCGC from Streptomyces sp. CMB-StM0423 includes the following:
- a CDS encoding HU family DNA-binding protein; translation: MNKAQLVEAITDKMGGRQQASDAVDAVLDAIIRAVVSGERVSVTGFGSFEKVERPARYARNPQTGERVRVKKTSVPRFRAGQGFKDLVSGTKRLPKNDTAVKKAPKGSLSGGTKTTAKAAAKKAVKKATAKKATAKKTTAKKAPAKRTTAKKSSAKKTTAKKSSAKKATAKKTAAKKSAKKAPAKKATAKKAPARKAAGRRTTAKKTTARKR
- the leuD gene encoding 3-isopropylmalate dehydratase small subunit produces the protein MEAFTTHTGRAVPLRRSNVDTDQIIPAHWLKKVTRDGFEDGLFEAWRKDPEFVLNSAAYRGGTVLLAGPDFGTGSSREHAVWALQNYGFKAVVSSRFADIFRGNSLKNGLLTVVLPQADVERLWELAEADPRTEVTVDLQALEVRAGGTAGEPAFAVPFELDENARWRLLNGLDDISITLRYEADIAAFEAARPAFKPQTVQG